Proteins co-encoded in one Bacillus paramycoides genomic window:
- the mutS gene encoding DNA mismatch repair protein MutS → MTQYTPMIQQYLKVKADYQDAFLFFRLGDFYEMFFEDAVKAAHELEITLTSRDGGSSERIPMCGVPYHAAKNYIEQLVEKGYKVAVCEQVEDPKTAKGVVRREVVQLITPGTMMEGRTIDEKENNFLAALTHFEDGSYALACNDLTTGQNTVTLLTGSVEDILLEVYATGSKEIVVDSSFSKDELNKLTETLKMTISYEDATAIPEGLEHLVKNVSQAKLIKAVGRLFNYVIRTQKRSLDHLQPVEIYYTNQFMKIDVHSKRNLELTETLRTKEKTGSLLWLLDKTKTAMGGRMLKQWMERPLIQKERIEERLEMVETFVNDYFLREDLKEKLKEVYDLERLAGKVAFGNVNARDLLQLRRSLLQVPAILEAISLLDNAYAARLIQGADPCESLTELLGRSIQENPPLSIKDGDIIKDGYNDKLDQYRYVSKNGKTWIAELEKRERDITGIKSLKIGYNRIFGYYIEVTKANLTALPEGRYERKQTLANAERFITDELKEKETLILEAEEKIVQLEYDLFTALREEVKVFIPKLQHLAKVISELDVLQSFATVSEEEQFVKPVLTTKREIFIKDGRHPVVEKVLNGKLYVPNDCIMPENMDVFLITGPNMSGKSTYMRQLALVTVMSQIGCFVPATEAVLPVFDQIFTRIGAADDLISGQSTFMVEMLEAKNAIANASERSLILFDEIGRGTSTYDGMALAQAIIEHIHDQIGAKTLFSTHYHELTVLEESLDQLKNVHVSAIEENGKVVFLHKIQDGAADKSYGIHVAQLAELPDSLIVRAKEVLAQLEGQEEIIIPKRTEVKVQEVTPEPVVVKEEPVEIQETKVETEEESQLSFFGGEQSSKKQDKPVLDAKETAVLTQIKKIDLLDMTPLEAMNELYRLQKKLKKG, encoded by the coding sequence ATGACGCAATATACGCCTATGATACAGCAATATTTAAAAGTCAAGGCAGACTATCAAGATGCCTTTTTATTTTTCCGCTTAGGTGATTTTTATGAAATGTTCTTTGAGGATGCTGTTAAAGCAGCCCACGAACTTGAAATTACATTAACGAGCCGAGACGGTGGTAGTAGTGAACGTATACCGATGTGCGGTGTACCGTATCATGCGGCTAAAAACTATATTGAACAACTTGTTGAAAAAGGATATAAAGTAGCGGTTTGTGAGCAAGTAGAAGACCCGAAAACGGCTAAAGGTGTAGTGCGCCGTGAAGTCGTACAATTAATTACGCCAGGAACGATGATGGAAGGGCGTACGATTGATGAGAAAGAAAATAACTTCTTAGCCGCGTTAACACATTTTGAAGATGGATCATATGCATTAGCTTGTAATGATTTAACGACTGGACAAAATACAGTAACGTTATTGACTGGTTCAGTAGAAGATATTTTATTAGAAGTGTATGCAACTGGTTCGAAAGAAATTGTTGTAGATTCTTCCTTTTCTAAAGATGAACTAAACAAATTAACTGAAACGTTAAAAATGACGATTTCATATGAAGATGCAACAGCAATTCCTGAAGGATTAGAACACCTTGTGAAAAATGTTTCACAAGCAAAGTTAATTAAAGCAGTTGGACGCTTATTTAACTATGTAATAAGAACGCAAAAACGTTCATTAGATCATTTGCAACCAGTGGAAATTTACTATACGAATCAATTTATGAAAATTGATGTGCATTCTAAGCGAAATTTAGAGCTGACAGAAACACTTCGAACGAAAGAAAAAACAGGATCATTATTATGGCTATTAGATAAGACGAAAACCGCTATGGGTGGTCGTATGTTAAAACAGTGGATGGAACGTCCGCTTATACAGAAAGAGCGAATTGAAGAGCGTTTGGAAATGGTTGAAACATTTGTTAATGATTACTTCTTACGCGAAGATTTAAAAGAAAAGTTAAAAGAAGTATATGATTTAGAACGTTTAGCAGGGAAAGTTGCATTTGGTAATGTCAATGCACGGGACTTATTACAGTTAAGACGCTCGTTACTTCAAGTGCCAGCTATTTTAGAAGCGATTAGTTTGTTAGATAACGCGTATGCAGCGAGATTAATTCAAGGCGCAGATCCATGTGAGAGCTTAACAGAATTACTAGGAAGAAGTATTCAAGAAAACCCACCGCTTTCTATTAAAGATGGAGATATTATTAAAGACGGTTATAATGACAAGCTTGATCAATATCGTTACGTTAGTAAAAACGGAAAAACGTGGATTGCTGAGCTTGAAAAACGAGAGCGTGATATTACAGGAATTAAATCGTTAAAAATCGGATACAACCGTATTTTCGGTTACTACATTGAAGTAACGAAAGCGAACCTCACAGCATTACCAGAAGGCCGCTATGAGCGTAAACAAACGCTTGCTAATGCGGAGCGTTTCATTACAGATGAACTAAAAGAAAAAGAAACATTAATCTTAGAAGCAGAAGAAAAAATTGTACAACTAGAATATGATTTATTTACAGCACTTCGTGAAGAAGTAAAAGTATTTATTCCGAAATTACAGCATTTAGCGAAAGTAATTAGTGAATTAGACGTACTGCAAAGTTTTGCGACAGTTAGTGAAGAAGAACAGTTTGTAAAACCTGTACTAACAACAAAGCGCGAAATCTTTATTAAAGATGGTCGTCATCCTGTCGTAGAAAAAGTATTGAACGGGAAATTGTATGTACCGAATGATTGTATTATGCCAGAGAATATGGATGTCTTTTTAATTACAGGACCGAACATGTCTGGTAAAAGTACGTATATGAGACAATTAGCACTTGTAACTGTTATGTCGCAAATTGGTTGTTTCGTACCAGCAACAGAAGCAGTATTACCTGTATTTGATCAAATCTTTACGAGAATTGGTGCAGCAGATGATTTAATTTCAGGTCAAAGTACATTTATGGTCGAAATGTTAGAAGCGAAAAATGCCATTGCAAACGCATCAGAAAGAAGTTTAATTTTATTCGATGAAATTGGACGGGGTACATCTACGTATGATGGTATGGCACTTGCACAAGCAATCATTGAACATATTCACGACCAAATTGGTGCAAAAACGTTATTCTCTACACATTATCATGAATTGACGGTGCTAGAAGAAAGTTTAGATCAACTGAAGAATGTACACGTTTCAGCTATTGAAGAGAACGGAAAAGTAGTATTCCTTCATAAAATTCAAGACGGGGCAGCAGATAAAAGTTACGGGATTCACGTTGCGCAACTTGCGGAGCTTCCAGATAGCTTGATCGTTCGTGCGAAAGAAGTGTTAGCACAACTAGAAGGACAGGAAGAAATTATTATTCCAAAGCGTACAGAAGTGAAAGTACAAGAAGTTACTCCAGAGCCTGTAGTTGTAAAAGAAGAACCAGTAGAAATACAAGAGACGAAAGTAGAGACTGAAGAAGAATCACAACTATCATTCTTTGGTGGAGAACAGTCTTCGAAAAAACAAGACAAGCCAGTTTTAGATGCAAAAGAAACGGCAGTGCTGACGCAAATTAAAAAAATTGATTTACTCGATATGACACCTTTAGAAGCGATGAACGAACTGTATCGCTTGCAGAAAAAGTTAAAGAAAGGATGA
- the cotE gene encoding outer spore coat protein CotE, with protein sequence MSEFREIITKAVVGKGRKYTKSTHTCESNNEPTSILGCWVINHSYEARKSGKHVEIEGFYDVNTWYSFDGNTKTEVVTERVNYTDEVSIGYRDKNFSGDDLEIIARVIQPPNCLEALVSPNGNKIVVTVEREFVTEVVGETKICVSVNPEGCVESDDAFQIDDDEFEELDPNFIVDAEEE encoded by the coding sequence ATGTCCGAATTTAGAGAGATTATTACAAAAGCAGTGGTTGGAAAAGGACGTAAGTATACAAAGTCAACGCATACATGTGAATCGAATAATGAGCCAACGAGTATTTTAGGGTGCTGGGTAATTAACCACTCGTACGAAGCAAGAAAGAGTGGAAAACATGTGGAAATTGAAGGTTTCTATGATGTGAACACTTGGTATTCATTTGATGGTAATACAAAGACAGAAGTTGTAACAGAGCGTGTAAACTACACGGATGAAGTGAGCATTGGGTATCGTGATAAAAACTTTTCTGGTGATGATTTAGAAATTATTGCTCGTGTTATTCAGCCACCAAATTGTTTAGAAGCTCTTGTATCACCAAATGGTAATAAAATTGTTGTAACTGTAGAACGTGAATTTGTAACAGAAGTAGTTGGCGAAACGAAAATTTGTGTAAGTGTAAATCCTGAAGGTTGCGTAGAGTCAGACGATGCCTTCCAAATTGACGATGATGAGTTTGAAGAATTAGATCCGAACTTTATCGTTGATGCAGAAGAAGAGTAA
- a CDS encoding RicAFT regulatory complex protein RicA family protein, translating into MKAYTKDEIVEQAKELAKMISETEEVDFFKKAEAQIHKNENVKRAIDEIKALQKQAVNLQHYGKWEALKKVEAEIDALQDKLDSIPVVQEFKSSQTYVNDLLQLVASTISNNVTDEILISTNGDVLKGETGAAVESKKGNCGC; encoded by the coding sequence ATGAAAGCATATACGAAAGATGAAATTGTTGAGCAAGCGAAAGAATTAGCAAAAATGATCTCTGAAACAGAAGAAGTTGATTTCTTTAAGAAAGCAGAGGCGCAAATTCATAAAAATGAAAATGTAAAGCGCGCAATTGATGAAATTAAAGCGCTACAAAAACAAGCAGTAAACTTGCAGCATTATGGGAAATGGGAAGCTTTGAAAAAAGTAGAAGCTGAAATTGATGCATTGCAAGATAAATTAGATAGTATCCCAGTTGTACAAGAATTTAAATCTTCACAAACATATGTAAATGATTTACTACAGCTAGTTGCAAGTACGATTTCTAACAACGTAACAGATGAAATATTAATTTCAACTAATGGCGATGTATTAAAGGGTGAAACGGGCGCAGCGGTAGAAAGTAAAAAAGGAAATTGTGGTTGTTAA
- the miaB gene encoding tRNA (N6-isopentenyl adenosine(37)-C2)-methylthiotransferase MiaB, translated as MNEQQRLASQQANSATKKEEKDYSKYFESVYQPPSLKDAKKRGKEEVKIERDFGLPEEFRNFGTGRKFYIRTYGCQMNEHDTEVMAGIFTALGYEPTFSTEDADVVLLNTCAIRENAENKVFGELGHLKSLKRRNPDLLIGVCGCMSQEESVVNKIMQKNQHVDMVFGTHNIHRLPYILKDAMFSKETVVEVWSKEGDVIENLPKVRRGDIKAWVNIMYGCDKFCTYCIVPYTRGKERSRRPEDIIQEIRHLAANGYKEITLLGQNVNAYGKDFEDIEYGLGDLMDELRKVDIARIRFTTSHPRDFDDHLIEVLGKGGNLVEHIHLPVQSGSTEMLKIMARKYSREHYLELVRKIKEAIPNAVLTTDIIVGFPNETDEQFEETMSLYREVGFDTAFTFIYSPREGTPAAKMKDNVPMDVKKERLQRLNALVNKLAIEKNNRYKGQIVEVLVDGESKNNAEVLAGYTRTNKLVNFVAPKSLIGQLVKVKVTDAKTWSLNGELVEEPIEVE; from the coding sequence ATGAACGAGCAACAACGATTAGCAAGTCAACAAGCAAATTCCGCTACGAAAAAAGAAGAGAAAGATTATAGTAAATACTTTGAAAGTGTATACCAACCACCTTCCTTAAAAGACGCGAAAAAACGAGGAAAAGAAGAAGTTAAAATTGAACGGGATTTTGGCTTACCTGAAGAGTTTCGCAATTTTGGTACAGGAAGAAAGTTTTATATTCGTACATATGGTTGTCAAATGAATGAGCATGATACAGAAGTGATGGCTGGTATTTTCACTGCACTTGGATATGAACCAACTTTTTCAACTGAAGATGCAGATGTAGTATTATTGAATACTTGTGCCATTCGTGAAAATGCTGAAAATAAAGTGTTCGGTGAACTAGGTCATTTAAAGTCACTAAAACGAAGAAATCCGGACCTTTTAATTGGTGTATGTGGTTGTATGTCTCAAGAAGAATCTGTTGTAAATAAAATTATGCAAAAAAATCAGCATGTAGATATGGTGTTTGGAACACATAATATTCATAGATTACCGTACATTCTAAAAGATGCAATGTTCTCGAAGGAGACGGTAGTTGAAGTATGGTCAAAAGAAGGAGACGTAATTGAAAACCTTCCGAAAGTACGCCGTGGCGATATTAAAGCTTGGGTAAATATTATGTATGGCTGTGATAAGTTCTGTACATATTGTATCGTACCGTATACACGCGGAAAAGAGCGAAGCAGACGTCCAGAAGATATTATCCAAGAGATTCGTCATTTAGCTGCGAATGGTTATAAAGAAATTACGTTACTTGGACAGAACGTAAATGCATACGGTAAAGACTTTGAAGATATAGAATACGGTCTTGGCGATTTAATGGACGAACTCCGTAAAGTTGATATCGCTCGTATCCGTTTTACAACGAGCCATCCACGCGATTTCGATGATCACTTAATTGAAGTGCTTGGAAAAGGTGGAAACTTAGTGGAACATATTCACCTACCAGTTCAATCTGGAAGCACAGAGATGTTAAAAATTATGGCGCGTAAATATTCGCGTGAGCATTATTTAGAGCTTGTAAGAAAAATTAAAGAAGCAATTCCAAACGCGGTATTAACAACTGATATTATCGTCGGTTTCCCAAATGAAACAGACGAGCAATTTGAAGAAACGATGTCGTTATATCGTGAAGTAGGATTTGATACTGCCTTTACCTTTATTTATTCTCCGCGCGAAGGTACACCAGCTGCAAAAATGAAAGACAATGTACCGATGGATGTGAAGAAAGAACGTCTTCAACGTTTAAATGCATTAGTAAATAAATTGGCAATTGAAAAGAACAATCGTTACAAAGGTCAAATTGTAGAAGTGTTAGTTGATGGGGAAAGTAAAAATAACGCGGAAGTACTTGCAGGTTATACTCGTACGAATAAACTTGTAAACTTCGTTGCTCCAAAATCTTTAATTGGTCAGCTTGTGAAAGTAAAAGTAACGGACGCAAAAACTTGGTCTCTTAACGGAGAATTAGTTGAAGAGCCGATTGAGGTGGAATAA
- a CDS encoding 2-oxoacid:ferredoxin oxidoreductase subunit beta, with product MATFKDFRNSVKPNWCPGCGDFSVQAAIQRAAANVGLNPDELAVISGIGCSGRISGYINSYGVHSIHGRALPIAQGVKMANRDLTVIASGGDGDGFAIGMGHTIHSIRRNIDITYIVMDNQIYGLTKGQTSPRSEAGFKTKSTPQGSIEPSLNVMEMALTAGATFVAQSFSSDLKELTQIIEAGINHKGFSLINVFSPCVTYNKVNTYDWFKENLTKLSTVEGYDPSNRMMAMQTLMENNGLVTGLIYQNTAQPSYQELVKGYSEKPLVQSDLNMDQKMFDELVAEFM from the coding sequence ATGGCAACATTTAAGGACTTTCGTAACAGTGTAAAACCAAACTGGTGCCCAGGTTGCGGAGACTTCTCGGTGCAAGCTGCAATTCAACGTGCGGCAGCTAACGTTGGCTTAAATCCAGATGAACTTGCTGTTATTTCTGGTATCGGCTGTTCTGGTCGTATTTCAGGTTATATTAATTCATATGGTGTGCATAGTATTCATGGTCGTGCCCTTCCAATTGCACAAGGTGTGAAAATGGCAAACCGTGATTTAACAGTTATCGCATCAGGCGGTGACGGTGATGGATTTGCGATCGGTATGGGACATACAATTCATTCTATTCGTCGTAACATTGACATTACGTATATCGTAATGGATAACCAAATTTACGGATTAACAAAAGGGCAAACTTCACCACGTAGTGAAGCTGGATTTAAAACGAAAAGTACACCACAAGGTTCAATTGAACCTTCACTAAATGTTATGGAAATGGCTTTAACAGCTGGTGCAACATTTGTGGCGCAAAGCTTTTCAAGTGATTTAAAAGAATTAACACAAATTATTGAAGCGGGTATTAACCATAAAGGATTTTCATTAATTAACGTATTTAGCCCATGTGTTACTTACAATAAAGTGAATACTTACGATTGGTTTAAAGAGAATTTAACAAAACTAAGTACAGTAGAGGGATATGATCCGTCTAATCGCATGATGGCTATGCAAACGTTAATGGAAAATAACGGATTAGTAACAGGTTTAATTTATCAAAATACAGCGCAACCTTCATACCAAGAACTTGTAAAAGGCTATAGTGAGAAGCCTTTAGTTCAATCTGATTTAAATATGGATCAGAAAATGTTTGATGAACTTGTTGCTGAATTTATGTAA
- a CDS encoding 2-oxoacid:acceptor oxidoreductase subunit alpha: MISQLSWKVGGQQGEGIESTGEIFCIALNRLGYYLYGYRHFSSRIKGGHTNNKIRVSTTEVRAISDDLDILIAFDQETIDFNFHELRPGGIVVADAKFNPTIPDNTDVNLYVIPFTDIASELGTSLMKNMVAVGASSAVLGLDETAYLDVVEEIFGRKGVQVVQKNMDAIKRGSQYMKELLGEKVNMMQLEKADGKKRMFMIGNDAIAFGAVAGGARFMSAYPITPASEIMEYLIKKLPKVGGTVIQTEDEIAACTMAIGANYAGVRTLTASAGPGLSLMMEAIGLAGITETPLVIVDTQRGGPSTGLPTKQEQSDLMAMIYGTHGEIPKIVMAPSTVEEAFYDIVEAFNLSEEYQVPVIFLTDLQLSLGKQTVEPLKLDKVEIRRGKLDLEAELPERENKAYFKRYEVTEDGVSPRVLPGMKNGVHHVTGVEHDETGKPSESAINRKDQMDKRFRKMENLKFNTPVYKNVKHEEADVLLVGFNSTRGAIEEAMERLEQEGMKVNHAHVRLIHPFPTAEIDPLVKNAKRVVVVENNATGQLANIMKMNLGNGEKISSLLKYDGNPFLPKEIYNECKKGVVLNGNI, translated from the coding sequence ATGATTAGTCAACTTTCATGGAAAGTTGGAGGCCAACAAGGTGAAGGAATTGAAAGTACAGGAGAAATCTTCTGTATTGCATTAAACCGATTAGGATATTACCTATACGGTTACCGCCACTTCTCATCACGTATTAAAGGCGGCCATACAAATAATAAAATTCGTGTAAGTACAACAGAAGTACGCGCGATCTCAGATGATTTAGATATTTTAATTGCTTTTGATCAAGAAACAATTGATTTTAACTTCCACGAACTACGTCCAGGTGGAATTGTAGTTGCAGATGCGAAATTCAATCCAACGATACCTGATAATACAGATGTAAATCTATATGTGATACCGTTTACAGATATTGCTTCAGAATTAGGCACATCATTAATGAAAAACATGGTTGCTGTTGGGGCATCAAGTGCGGTATTAGGATTAGATGAAACAGCTTATTTAGATGTTGTTGAAGAGATCTTTGGTCGTAAAGGAGTGCAAGTCGTTCAAAAGAATATGGACGCGATTAAGCGCGGCTCTCAATATATGAAAGAGTTGCTAGGTGAGAAAGTAAACATGATGCAGCTTGAAAAAGCTGATGGTAAAAAACGCATGTTTATGATTGGGAACGATGCAATCGCATTTGGTGCGGTAGCTGGTGGTGCTCGCTTTATGTCTGCATATCCAATTACACCTGCATCTGAAATTATGGAATACTTAATTAAAAAATTGCCGAAAGTTGGCGGAACAGTAATCCAAACTGAGGATGAAATCGCAGCTTGTACAATGGCAATCGGTGCAAACTATGCTGGTGTTCGTACATTAACTGCATCTGCTGGTCCGGGCCTATCTTTAATGATGGAAGCGATCGGTTTAGCAGGTATTACAGAAACGCCATTAGTAATTGTTGATACACAACGTGGTGGTCCAAGTACAGGATTACCAACGAAACAAGAGCAGTCTGATTTAATGGCGATGATTTACGGTACGCACGGTGAAATTCCAAAAATCGTAATGGCGCCAAGTACTGTTGAAGAAGCTTTCTATGATATTGTAGAAGCGTTTAATTTATCTGAAGAATATCAAGTACCTGTTATTTTCTTAACAGATTTACAGCTTTCTTTAGGGAAACAAACGGTAGAACCACTTAAGTTAGATAAAGTGGAAATTCGTCGCGGTAAGCTTGATTTAGAAGCAGAATTACCAGAACGTGAAAATAAAGCATACTTCAAGCGTTATGAAGTAACAGAAGATGGCGTTTCACCACGTGTTTTACCTGGTATGAAAAATGGTGTTCACCATGTTACAGGTGTAGAGCATGATGAAACTGGTAAACCATCTGAATCCGCAATAAACCGTAAAGATCAAATGGACAAACGTTTCCGTAAAATGGAGAACTTGAAGTTTAATACCCCTGTTTATAAAAATGTTAAGCATGAAGAAGCAGACGTATTGCTTGTTGGATTTAACTCAACACGTGGTGCGATCGAAGAAGCAATGGAGCGCTTAGAACAAGAGGGTATGAAAGTAAACCATGCTCATGTGCGTTTAATTCACCCGTTCCCAACAGCTGAAATCGATCCACTTGTGAAAAATGCGAAGCGTGTTGTAGTGGTAGAAAACAATGCAACAGGTCAACTTGCTAACATTATGAAAATGAATCTTGGTAACGGTGAGAAAATTTCTAGTCTTTTAAAATATGATGGGAACCCATTCTTGCCGAAAGAGATTTACAACGAATGCAAAAAAGGGGTTGTATTAAATGGCAACATTTAA
- a CDS encoding dipeptidase produces the protein MQTGCFYNGGMKMKIFDAHCDVLLQLWSAQGKRDFKNDPQLHITFEQLKRRKGSIQCFAIYVPETVAYEKRFEAALQMIDIFYNEILSLPGMKLIQTKADISMLKQDEIGAILTLEGCEAIGKDAMRLRLLYRLGVRSFGLTWNYANLLADGALETRGAGLTTFGKHVVQELNTLHAWADVSHLNERSFWDVIEVAENLIASHSNCMKLCQHPRNLNDEQLKALIKQNSIIGVTFVPQFLTSEKQANIADIVRHIEYICSLGGETNIGFGSDFDGILETVVNVSAYRDYENVINELCKHYAASTVERFLYDNFVDRISF, from the coding sequence ATGCAAACAGGTTGTTTTTATAATGGAGGAATGAAAATGAAAATTTTTGATGCTCATTGTGATGTACTCCTTCAGTTATGGAGTGCGCAGGGGAAAAGGGATTTTAAAAATGATCCGCAATTACATATTACATTTGAACAGTTAAAGAGAAGAAAAGGGAGTATACAATGTTTTGCTATATATGTGCCAGAAACGGTAGCGTATGAAAAGCGGTTTGAAGCGGCATTACAAATGATAGATATTTTTTATAATGAAATTTTGTCACTACCGGGTATGAAGTTAATTCAGACAAAAGCTGATATTAGCATGTTAAAACAGGACGAGATTGGAGCAATATTAACATTAGAAGGATGCGAAGCAATTGGAAAAGATGCAATGAGGTTACGGTTGTTATATCGCCTAGGAGTACGCTCTTTTGGATTAACATGGAATTATGCCAATCTATTAGCTGATGGTGCGCTAGAGACGCGTGGGGCGGGTTTAACGACTTTTGGTAAACATGTTGTACAAGAACTTAATACGTTGCATGCATGGGCTGATGTGTCCCATCTGAATGAGAGAAGCTTTTGGGATGTGATAGAAGTTGCAGAAAATCTGATTGCCTCCCACTCAAATTGTATGAAACTTTGTCAGCACCCACGTAATTTAAACGATGAACAACTTAAAGCTCTTATAAAGCAAAATAGCATAATCGGTGTCACTTTCGTACCACAGTTTTTAACAAGTGAAAAACAAGCGAATATTGCAGATATAGTAAGGCATATTGAATATATTTGTTCATTAGGTGGGGAGACCAATATAGGATTTGGTTCAGATTTTGATGGGATATTAGAAACGGTTGTAAATGTATCTGCGTATCGAGATTATGAAAATGTAATTAATGAGCTCTGTAAACACTATGCTGCATCTACTGTAGAGCGATTTTTATATGATAATTTTGTTGATCGAATAAGCTTTTAA
- the spoVS gene encoding stage V sporulation protein SpoVS has translation MEILKVKATSVPNSVAGALAGVIRERGTAEIQAIGAGALNQAVKAVAIARGFVAPSGLDLICIPAFTDIMIDGEERTAIKLIVEPR, from the coding sequence ATGGAAATATTAAAAGTTAAAGCAACGTCGGTCCCTAATTCTGTAGCTGGTGCACTTGCAGGTGTTATTCGCGAACGCGGAACAGCAGAAATTCAAGCCATTGGTGCAGGTGCATTGAACCAAGCGGTAAAGGCAGTAGCAATTGCAAGAGGATTTGTAGCGCCTAGTGGTTTGGACCTGATTTGTATCCCAGCGTTTACAGATATTATGATTGATGGGGAAGAACGTACAGCAATAAAATTAATTGTAGAACCTCGTTAA
- a CDS encoding TIGR00282 family metallophosphoesterase: MRILFVGDVVGSPGRGMIQQYVPALKKKYTPTVTIINGENAAGGRGITEKIYRNFLECGAQAVTLGNHAWDNREVFEFIDDAKYLARPANFPEGTPGKGLIFVNCNGTEVAVINLQGRTFLPPIDCPFRKVDELINIAKKRTNIIFVDFHAETTSEKQALGWYVDGRATAVVGTHTHVPTADNRILPSGTAYITDVGMTGPYDGILGMDREAVLKKFLTNLPVRFEVTNGRTQLSAVLIDVDPNTGKAKKIQRILINDDQPFFE, from the coding sequence ATGAGAATATTATTTGTTGGGGATGTAGTAGGATCTCCTGGTAGAGGTATGATTCAACAATACGTACCGGCATTAAAGAAGAAATATACACCTACAGTAACCATTATTAATGGAGAAAATGCAGCAGGTGGACGTGGAATTACGGAAAAAATATATCGAAACTTTTTAGAATGCGGGGCACAAGCGGTTACACTTGGAAACCATGCTTGGGATAACCGTGAAGTATTTGAATTTATTGATGATGCAAAATATCTTGCAAGACCAGCTAATTTCCCAGAAGGAACTCCAGGAAAAGGGCTTATCTTTGTGAACTGTAATGGAACAGAAGTTGCAGTAATTAATTTACAAGGACGTACATTCCTTCCTCCGATCGATTGTCCATTCCGGAAAGTGGATGAGTTAATTAACATTGCGAAAAAACGTACGAATATTATCTTTGTTGATTTCCATGCGGAAACTACAAGTGAAAAACAAGCTTTAGGTTGGTATGTAGATGGTCGTGCTACAGCGGTAGTGGGTACACATACGCATGTTCCTACAGCAGATAATCGTATTTTACCAAGCGGAACGGCATATATTACAGATGTTGGTATGACAGGACCGTACGATGGAATTTTAGGTATGGACCGTGAAGCGGTATTGAAGAAGTTTTTAACAAACTTACCAGTACGATTTGAAGTAACAAATGGTAGAACACAATTAAGTGCAGTGCTAATTGATGTGGATCCTAATACAGGAAAAGCTAAGAAAATTCAGCGTATCTTAATTAATGATGATCAGCCATTTTTCGAGTGA